In a single window of the Flavivirga spongiicola genome:
- a CDS encoding HTTM domain-containing protein: MLNKWLFKNIDNSALIVFRIIFGLLCFLESVGAIFTGWVKKTLVEPEFTFSFIGFEWLQPFPGNAMYFYYVIMGIFALFIMIGYKYRLSALCFAFMWAATYLMQKSSYNNHYYLLMLLSSMMVFLPAHKYASIDVKLNPKIKSFSMPHWCRLIIVFQLFIVYTYASIAKLYPDWLDTSVMEILMKSKEHYMLVGDMLQQKWLHYILAYGGILFDGLIVPLLLFKPTRKYAFMSSIFFHLFNSIVFQIGIFPYLSLAFTLFFFEPEIIQKLFLKKKPIYKSDDVAIPKFKKPLLVLFSIYFLVQIGLPLRHHFIEDDVLWTEEGHRLSWRMMLRSKSGRTNYIIKNKDSGKSFTVNLNDYLTTKQQRSASTKPDVIWQFAQHLKQEFQNKGQEIAVYVDCKISINGKPYKTLINREVDLTNAEWNAFKHNNWILPSKED; this comes from the coding sequence ATGCTTAATAAATGGTTATTTAAAAACATTGATAATTCGGCATTAATAGTTTTCCGGATTATTTTTGGACTACTTTGCTTTTTAGAATCAGTTGGCGCCATTTTTACAGGCTGGGTAAAGAAAACGCTTGTAGAACCAGAATTCACCTTTTCTTTTATTGGGTTTGAGTGGTTACAACCATTTCCAGGAAATGCCATGTATTTCTATTATGTCATTATGGGCATATTTGCATTATTCATTATGATTGGTTACAAATATAGGCTGAGTGCCTTGTGTTTTGCCTTCATGTGGGCTGCCACTTATTTAATGCAAAAATCATCCTATAATAACCACTATTACTTATTGATGCTTTTAAGTAGTATGATGGTGTTTCTTCCTGCACATAAATATGCTTCAATAGATGTGAAATTAAATCCTAAAATAAAGAGTTTTTCAATGCCTCATTGGTGCCGCTTGATTATTGTATTTCAGCTTTTTATTGTGTATACCTATGCTTCCATTGCCAAACTGTATCCAGATTGGTTAGATACCAGTGTGATGGAAATACTTATGAAAAGTAAAGAACATTATATGTTGGTAGGCGACATGCTTCAACAAAAATGGCTGCACTATATTTTAGCTTATGGAGGTATATTATTTGACGGTTTAATCGTTCCGTTATTATTATTTAAACCTACAAGAAAATATGCTTTTATGTCTTCTATTTTCTTTCATTTGTTTAATTCGATCGTATTTCAAATAGGTATTTTTCCTTATTTGTCATTAGCATTTACCTTGTTCTTTTTTGAGCCTGAAATTATTCAAAAATTGTTTTTAAAAAAGAAGCCTATTTATAAGTCGGATGACGTTGCAATTCCAAAGTTTAAAAAACCATTATTAGTCCTGTTCTCTATTTATTTTTTAGTTCAAATAGGATTACCTCTAAGGCATCATTTTATTGAAGATGATGTACTTTGGACAGAAGAAGGGCATAGACTTTCTTGGCGTATGATGCTTAGATCGAAAAGTGGCAGAACGAACTATATAATTAAAAACAAAGACTCAGGTAAAAGTTTTACCGTTAATTTGAATGACTATTTAACGACTAAACAGCAGCGTTCTGCAAGTACAAAACCAGATGTTATATGGCAATTTGCACAACATTTAAAGCAAGAGTTTCAAAATAAAGGTCAAGAGATAGCGGTTTATGTTGATTGTAAAATAAGTATCAATGGAAAACCTTATAAAACATTAATAAACCGAGAAGTAGATTTGACAAATGCTGAATGGAATGCGTTTAAGCATAACAATTGGATTTTACCTTCAAAAGAGGATTAA
- the serS gene encoding serine--tRNA ligase, with the protein MLQVPFIRENKELVIERLAKRNIDATQMVNEVISFDEDRRRIQTELDNTLAESNALSKEIGNLFKSGEAQKANLLKEKTTQLRETSKELTEALNNKSDALKELLYKIPNVPNEIVPSGNSDEDNLEVFKEGDIPVLHEGALPHWELAKKYDIIDFELGNKIAGAGFPVYKGKGARLQRALIAYFLDKNTAAGYTEYQLPHLVNEASGFGTGQLPDKEGQMYHVTEDNLYLIPTAEVPGTNIFRDVVLNESDLPIGITGYTPCFRREAGSYGAHVRGLNRLHQFDKVEILRVEHPSKSYDALEGMVNHVKTILQELKLPYRILRLCGGDLGFTSALTYDFEVFSTAQDRWLEISSVSNFETFQANRLKLRFKNSNGKNELAHTLNGSSLALPRVLAGILENYQTKDGIVIPEVLQSYTGFSIID; encoded by the coding sequence ATGTTACAGGTTCCTTTTATTAGAGAAAATAAAGAGTTAGTCATTGAGCGATTAGCAAAAAGAAATATAGATGCTACTCAAATGGTAAATGAAGTTATTTCCTTTGATGAAGATAGAAGACGTATCCAAACAGAATTAGATAATACCTTAGCAGAGTCTAATGCATTATCTAAAGAAATTGGGAACTTGTTCAAATCAGGGGAGGCTCAAAAAGCAAACCTTTTAAAAGAAAAAACAACTCAATTAAGAGAAACATCAAAAGAACTTACCGAGGCACTTAATAATAAATCTGATGCGTTAAAGGAATTACTCTATAAAATTCCTAACGTACCAAATGAGATTGTGCCTTCAGGGAATTCAGATGAAGATAATCTAGAGGTTTTTAAAGAAGGAGATATTCCTGTTTTACACGAAGGTGCTTTGCCACATTGGGAACTCGCAAAGAAATACGATATTATAGATTTTGAACTTGGAAATAAAATTGCAGGTGCAGGGTTTCCTGTTTATAAAGGTAAAGGAGCGAGATTACAGCGTGCATTAATTGCTTATTTTTTAGATAAAAATACAGCAGCAGGTTATACCGAATATCAATTACCACATTTAGTCAACGAAGCGTCTGGTTTTGGTACAGGACAGCTGCCAGATAAAGAGGGGCAGATGTATCATGTAACCGAAGATAATTTGTATTTAATACCGACAGCAGAAGTACCTGGAACCAATATTTTTAGAGACGTGGTTTTAAATGAAAGTGATTTACCTATTGGTATTACGGGGTATACACCATGTTTTCGTCGTGAGGCAGGAAGTTATGGTGCACATGTTAGAGGTTTGAATAGATTACATCAATTTGATAAAGTTGAAATATTACGAGTGGAGCATCCAAGTAAATCTTACGATGCTCTGGAAGGTATGGTAAATCATGTGAAGACTATTCTTCAAGAATTAAAACTACCATATAGGATTTTAAGACTTTGCGGAGGAGATTTAGGGTTTACATCAGCATTAACATACGATTTCGAAGTATTTTCTACAGCACAAGACAGGTGGTTAGAAATTTCTTCTGTGTCTAATTTTGAGACCTTTCAAGCCAACCGATTAAAATTACGTTTTAAAAATAGTAATGGTAAAAACGAATTAGCACATACGTTAAATGGAAGCTCGTTAGCACTGCCTAGAGTACTTGCTGGAATTTTAGAAAATTACCAAACTAAAGACGGTATTGTGATACCAGAAGTACTTCAATCTTACACGGGGTTTAGTATTATTGATTAA
- a CDS encoding tetratricopeptide repeat protein, with protein MRCIHILFILISTTMFSQNDILAKEYFKKGDFQKALYEYKKLYAKSPSNINYINEIVNTHQQLEQYDEVETFLLKLMERINYPSFLVELGYNYQLKNDLENATINYNKAIATIDARASNVFAVARSFQGHTLLNEAVVSYEKAMLINPDFNFNLQLAKIYGEQGNIEKMFTSYIHFAESNPLSLNNIKRAISEFISENSANENNIIFRKVLLKKNQQAPNLLWNEMLSWLFIQQKDFNKAFIQEKAIFNRQPDNLGRIEELALIASNENENEVAKAIFTYIIETAQDSDTKLKAHYNLIRLETKESLKENYASINAKYLALFKEFGTFSQTLKLQIAYAHFLAFYMNETNKATTFLENTLKLPLTKLQKAEVKLELGDILVLQEKFNKALLYYTQIQRNLKNSTISQEARYKVAKTSYYKGDFKWAESQLKILKASTSQLIANDALDLKLLISDNKYEDSLQTALKLYAKADLLAFQNRNEASILLLNKILNEHKTEPIIAQTLYKQAQLFEVKKQYEKAETNYEAIIANYRDGILIDDAYFKLAEIYEKQLNLPEKAKALYELIIFNHADSIYFVDARKRYRALRGDAIN; from the coding sequence ATGAGATGTATTCATATTTTATTCATATTAATAAGTACAACGATGTTTTCTCAAAACGATATTCTTGCGAAAGAATATTTCAAAAAGGGAGACTTTCAAAAAGCATTGTATGAATATAAAAAGTTATATGCCAAATCGCCTTCTAATATTAATTACATCAATGAGATTGTAAACACTCATCAGCAATTAGAACAATATGATGAAGTAGAAACGTTTCTTTTAAAATTAATGGAGAGAATTAATTATCCCTCCTTTTTAGTAGAATTGGGTTATAATTATCAACTTAAAAACGATTTGGAAAATGCTACAATTAATTACAATAAAGCTATAGCAACTATAGATGCCCGAGCTAGCAATGTGTTTGCTGTTGCCAGAAGTTTTCAAGGACACACACTCTTAAACGAAGCAGTTGTATCTTATGAAAAAGCGATGTTGATAAACCCAGATTTTAATTTTAATCTGCAATTAGCCAAAATATATGGGGAGCAAGGAAACATAGAAAAAATGTTTACTAGCTATATTCATTTTGCAGAATCTAACCCGCTTAGTTTAAATAATATTAAAAGGGCGATTAGCGAATTTATAAGTGAGAATAGTGCTAATGAAAACAATATAATATTTCGAAAAGTTTTACTCAAGAAAAATCAACAAGCCCCTAATTTGCTTTGGAATGAAATGTTAAGTTGGTTGTTCATTCAGCAAAAAGATTTTAATAAAGCATTCATTCAAGAAAAAGCAATTTTTAATCGACAGCCGGATAATTTAGGTCGCATTGAAGAGTTGGCATTAATAGCCTCTAACGAGAACGAAAATGAAGTTGCTAAGGCTATTTTTACATACATCATTGAAACCGCACAAGATTCGGACACCAAACTAAAGGCACATTATAATTTAATTCGATTAGAGACAAAAGAAAGTTTAAAAGAGAATTATGCTAGTATTAATGCTAAATATTTAGCGCTGTTTAAGGAGTTTGGCACATTTTCACAGACCTTAAAACTGCAAATAGCCTATGCTCATTTTTTGGCATTCTATATGAATGAAACCAATAAAGCAACCACATTTTTAGAAAACACATTAAAATTACCTCTAACGAAATTACAGAAAGCAGAGGTGAAATTAGAGCTGGGTGATATTTTGGTACTACAAGAAAAGTTTAATAAAGCTTTACTTTATTATACACAAATTCAACGTAATTTGAAAAATAGTACTATTTCGCAAGAGGCACGTTATAAAGTAGCAAAAACAAGTTATTATAAGGGTGATTTTAAATGGGCAGAGTCGCAGCTTAAAATTTTAAAGGCTTCTACCTCGCAACTTATTGCCAATGATGCACTAGATTTAAAACTACTTATTTCTGATAATAAATATGAAGACTCTTTACAAACAGCTTTAAAACTTTATGCCAAAGCAGATTTGCTTGCTTTTCAAAATAGAAATGAAGCATCTATACTATTGTTAAATAAGATTTTAAATGAACATAAAACCGAACCCATAATAGCTCAAACTTTATATAAGCAAGCCCAATTGTTTGAAGTTAAAAAGCAGTATGAAAAAGCAGAAACCAACTATGAGGCTATTATTGCTAATTATAGAGATGGTATTTTGATAGATGATGCTTATTTTAAGTTAGCTGAGATCTATGAAAAACAACTGAATCTACCAGAAAAAGCTAAAGCGTTATATGAGTTAATTATCTTTAACCATGCCGATAGTATTTATTTTGTAGATGCCAGAAAACGATATAGAGCACTACGTGGTGATGCTATTAATTAG
- a CDS encoding GNAT family N-acetyltransferase — MIIAETKRLLISEFTIEDAPFFLELTNAPNSIKYIGDKKLKSVEDAEKYLINKTIKSYNDFNFGFYKLELKGEKNRPIGTCGLAKREELDDVDIGFAFLPEYEGKGFGSEASIRIMTLAKETFKLNKLIAITVPYNKNSMKLLEKLGFACEKRIKPFEDDEELLLFAKKL; from the coding sequence ATGATAATAGCAGAAACTAAACGCTTACTTATTTCAGAATTCACAATAGAAGATGCACCATTTTTTTTAGAACTGACGAATGCACCTAATTCGATTAAATATATTGGTGATAAAAAACTAAAAAGTGTTGAAGATGCAGAAAAATATCTGATAAACAAGACTATTAAAAGTTATAATGATTTCAACTTTGGATTTTATAAACTTGAGTTAAAAGGAGAAAAAAACAGACCCATTGGCACTTGTGGACTTGCAAAAAGAGAAGAGCTAGATGATGTAGATATTGGATTTGCTTTTCTTCCAGAGTATGAAGGCAAAGGTTTTGGTTCTGAAGCTTCCATAAGGATCATGACTTTAGCAAAAGAAACCTTTAAACTGAATAAACTTATAGCTATAACAGTTCCATATAATAAAAATTCAATGAAGCTATTAGAAAAGTTAGGTTTTGCTTGTGAAAAAAGAATAAAACCCTTTGAAGATGATGAAGAACTCCTGTTATTTGCAAAAAAATTGTAA
- a CDS encoding DUF4286 family protein produces the protein MIIYNVTANIDESIHEEWLTWIKEHIPQVLATGKFEKATLTKVLVEEDMGGVTYSVQYRSYSREALDAYYKEDAEKLRIEGMKKFADKMLAFRTELEIIDEYTVSFK, from the coding sequence ATGATTATATACAACGTAACCGCAAATATAGATGAATCCATTCATGAAGAATGGTTAACTTGGATAAAAGAACATATTCCGCAAGTATTGGCTACAGGAAAATTTGAAAAGGCAACACTCACTAAAGTTTTGGTAGAAGAAGATATGGGCGGCGTCACATATTCTGTTCAATATAGGTCATATTCACGAGAAGCCTTAGATGCCTATTATAAAGAAGATGCCGAAAAATTAAGGATAGAAGGCATGAAAAAATTTGCAGACAAGATGCTAGCCTTTAGAACAGAACTTGAAATTATTGACGAATATACTGTAAGCTTTAAATAG